One stretch of Cyclopterus lumpus isolate fCycLum1 chromosome 10, fCycLum1.pri, whole genome shotgun sequence DNA includes these proteins:
- the LOC117737527 gene encoding hemicentin-2-like: MNKHSNLLRYQLLNKTHIILSVRKNISESNLIANRSFVTPKNGTFMICQLSRTDGGEYTRKTFDLNGQKSARTLQLTIQAPVSSVGLVSQCLSQGEMEVSCSSQGADSPQYSWTLDGKALTDSELLSGNTESHKITLRQHVSGRLVCSVWNNVSSDLKEVNLSTCVQAYFSLLICGVRAAVVILALIGIIVFFAWKKKKNQMAEGSVVCGQMDQQENSVVMVEVRSSASEL; the protein is encoded by the exons ATGAACAAACACTCTAACTTACTTAGATACCAATTGTTGAATAAAACCCACATAATACTGAGTGTGAGAAAGAATATCTCTGAATCTAATCTGATAGCAAACAGATCCTTCGTTACTCCCAAAAATGGAACATTTATGATCTGTCAACTGAGCAGGACTGATGGTGGTGAATATACACGTAAGACCTTTGATTTAAATGGACAGAAATCAGCGCGGACTCTACAGTTAACCATTCAAG ctcctgtgtcctctgtcggGCTGGTCTCTCAGTGTCTGTCccagggagagatggaggtgtCCTGCTCCTCTCAGGGAGCGGACAGTCCTCAGTACAGCTGGACTCTGGATGGAAAAGCTCTGACAGactctgagctcctctctggaaACACTGAGTCTCACAAAATCACTCTGAGACAACACGTCTCAGGACGGCTGGTCTGCTCGGTCTGGAATAACGTCAGTAGTGACTTAAAGGAAGTGAACTTATCTACCTgtg tCCAGGCATATTTCTCCCTGCTCATATGTGGAGTACGTGCCGCTGTGGTTATTCTTGCATTGATTGGGATCATCGTCTTTTTTGcttggaagaaaaagaaaaaccagaTGGCTGAAGGCTCTGTTGTCTGTGGACAGATGGACCAACAGGAGAACTCTGTTGTGATGGTTGAAGTGAGAAGTTCTGCATCCGAACTGTAA
- the LOC117737935 gene encoding hemicentin-2-like: MEAVIGLFVMLLGVSHSVVTHCDGTQDRAQCYGALGGTVVLQLMNKHSNLLRYQLLKKTHIILSVRKNISESNLIANRSFVTPKNGTFMICQLSRTDGGEYTLKTFDLNGQKSARTLQLTIQAPVSSVGLVSQCLSQGEMEVSCSSQGVDSPQYSWTLDGKALTDSELLSGNTESHKITLRQHVSGRLVCSVWNNVSSDLKEVNLSTCGE, from the exons ATGGAAGCTGTGATCGGACTGTTTGTGATGCTACTCGGAGTCTCTCACA gTGTAGTAACCCACTGTGATGGCACACAGGACAGAGCTCAGTGTTATGGAGCTTTGGGAGGAACTGTGGTCCTCCAGCTGATGAACAAACACTCTAACTTACTTAGATACCAATTGTTGAAGAAAACCCACATAATACTGAGTGTGAGAAAGAATATCTCTGAATCTAATCTGATAGCAAACAGATCCTTCGTTACACCCAAAAATGGAACATTTATGATCTGTCAACTGAGCAGGACTGATGGTGGTGAATATACACTTAAGACCTTTGATTTAAATGGACAGAAATCAGCGCGGACTCTACAGTTAACCATTCAAG ctcctgtgtcctctgtcggGCTGGTCTCTCAGTGTCTGTCccagggagagatggaggtgtCCTGCTCCTCTCAGGGAGTGGACAGTCCTCAGTACAGCTGGACTCTGGATGGAAAAGCTCTGACAGactctgagctcctctctggaaACACTGAGTCTCACAAAATCACTCTGAGACAACACGTCTCAGGACGGCTGGTCTGCTCGGTCTGGAATAACGTCAGTAGTGACTTAAAGGAAGTGAACTTATCTACCTgtggtgagtga